The stretch of DNA GATCCAGCCGGCGAGCGGGATCGGCGAGCACGACGGCTGCGTGCTCGCGCTGCGGCCCGGCGTGACCGGGCTGCCGGAGCCGGAGTTCGCCGGCACGCTTTGACGGCCGCTGTCGTTGTCGCTGTCGTTGTCCTTGTCACTGTCGTTGCCGCTGGCGGCCGTTCATCGCGATGGACGGCCGCGAACCGCCCGGGAGTCCGCCGCGCGTGGGCCGGACCCGGACGTCGCGGCATGAATCCGGTCCAGCCTGCATAATGGGCGGCGAGTTTCAAGACGAAACGGCAACCATCTTGCATGGGATCGGAGTCAGCGCTGAAGCGCTGACTCCGTTCGACATAGGAGACAGCAATTGGCCGACATCGAACAGGGCCACCCGCCGCGCCTCTACGTGTTCTCCGGCGCGGGCCTGTCCGCGGAGAGCGGCATCTCGACGTTTCGCACCGGCGACGGCATCTGGTCGCGCGCGAGCATCGACGAGGTGTGCAATTTCATGACGTGGCGGCGCAATCGCCCGGCCGTATTCCGCTTCTACAACGAACGGATCGCGGAGAGCGCCGACGCGCGCCCGAACGCCGCGCACCGGCTGCTCGCGCAGTGGCAGGACCGCTGGGGCAGCGAGCGCGTGAAGCTCGTCACGCAGAACATCGACGACCTGCTGGAGCAGGCCGGCGCGCAAGCGGTCACGCATCTGCACGGCGACATGATCTCGCTGCTGTGCACCGACTGCGACGTGCGTTTCCCGAAGGCGGCGCGCGTGCTCGATCCGGAGGCCGCGTGTCCCGAGTGCGGACAGGCGGGCGGCGTGAAGCCGGGCGTCGTGTTCTTCAACGAGTCCGCGCCCGCA from Paraburkholderia caballeronis encodes:
- a CDS encoding SIR2 family NAD-dependent protein deacylase — protein: MADIEQGHPPRLYVFSGAGLSAESGISTFRTGDGIWSRASIDEVCNFMTWRRNRPAVFRFYNERIAESADARPNAAHRLLAQWQDRWGSERVKLVTQNIDDLLEQAGAQAVTHLHGDMISLLCTDCDVRFPKAARVLDPEAACPECGQAGGVKPGVVFFNESAPAYAQLYRMQREMTDDDLFIAIGTAFEVIPPERILPPERCFRHERNFLVDPAPRCKDFFGVVEPRPATVGLTNLSEAVERLMNGA